Proteins from a genomic interval of Poecile atricapillus isolate bPoeAtr1 chromosome 1, bPoeAtr1.hap1, whole genome shotgun sequence:
- the LOC131588473 gene encoding hemoglobin subunit rho isoform X3 codes for MAHGTSSRLCVQPSKAITMVHWSAEEKQLITSVWAKLSVEECGAEALARLLIVYPWTQRFFSNFGNLSSPTAIIGNPKVRAHGKKVLTSFGEAIKNLDNLKGTYSKLSELHCDKLHVDPENFRLLGDILVIVLATHLAKDFTPACQATWQKLVGVVAHALAHKYH; via the exons ATGGCACATGGAACAAG CTCCAGGCTCTGTGTCCAGCCCAGCAAAGCCATCACCATGGTGCACTGGTCAGCTGAGGAGAAGCAGCTCATCACCAGCGTCTGGGCCAAGCTCAGCGTGGAGGAGTGCGGCGCCGAGGCTCTGGCCAG gctgctgatCGTCTACCCCTGGACCCAGAGGTTCTTCTCTAACTTCGGGAACCTGTCCAGCCCCACGGCCATCATCGGGAACCCCAAGGTGCGTGCCCACGGCAAGAAGGTGCTCACCTCCTTCGGGGAGGCCATCAAGAACCTGGACAACCTCAAGGGCACCTACTCCAAGCTGTCCGAGCTGCACTGCGACAAGCTGCACGTGGACCCCGAGAACTTCAGG CTCCTGGGGGACATCCTGGTCATCGTCCTGGCCACGCACCTCGCCAAGGACTTCACCCCTGCCTGCCAGGCCACGTGGCAGAAGCTGGTCGGGGTGGTGGCCCACGCCCTGGCCCACAAGTACCACTAA
- the LOC131588473 gene encoding hemoglobin subunit rho isoform X1 has translation MTQLSAVTTARPAPGGDPRPAQPMAPLEGPGSAGTGDKNPAGSVLSSRLCVQPSKAITMVHWSAEEKQLITSVWAKLSVEECGAEALARLLIVYPWTQRFFSNFGNLSSPTAIIGNPKVRAHGKKVLTSFGEAIKNLDNLKGTYSKLSELHCDKLHVDPENFRLLGDILVIVLATHLAKDFTPACQATWQKLVGVVAHALAHKYH, from the exons ATGACACAGCTCAGTGCAGTGACCACTGCCCGGCCAGCCCCCGGCGGGGACCCCCGGCCAGCCCAGCCAATGGCCCCGCTGGaggggccgggcagcgccgggaCAGGGGATAAAAACCCGGCAGGGTCTGTGCTCAGCTCCAGGCTCTGTGTCCAGCCCAGCAAAGCCATCACCATGGTGCACTGGTCAGCTGAGGAGAAGCAGCTCATCACCAGCGTCTGGGCCAAGCTCAGCGTGGAGGAGTGCGGCGCCGAGGCTCTGGCCAG gctgctgatCGTCTACCCCTGGACCCAGAGGTTCTTCTCTAACTTCGGGAACCTGTCCAGCCCCACGGCCATCATCGGGAACCCCAAGGTGCGTGCCCACGGCAAGAAGGTGCTCACCTCCTTCGGGGAGGCCATCAAGAACCTGGACAACCTCAAGGGCACCTACTCCAAGCTGTCCGAGCTGCACTGCGACAAGCTGCACGTGGACCCCGAGAACTTCAGG CTCCTGGGGGACATCCTGGTCATCGTCCTGGCCACGCACCTCGCCAAGGACTTCACCCCTGCCTGCCAGGCCACGTGGCAGAAGCTGGTCGGGGTGGTGGCCCACGCCCTGGCCCACAAGTACCACTAA
- the LOC131588473 gene encoding hemoglobin subunit rho isoform X2, which translates to MAPLEGPGSAGTGDKNPAGSVLSSRLCVQPSKAITMVHWSAEEKQLITSVWAKLSVEECGAEALARLLIVYPWTQRFFSNFGNLSSPTAIIGNPKVRAHGKKVLTSFGEAIKNLDNLKGTYSKLSELHCDKLHVDPENFRLLGDILVIVLATHLAKDFTPACQATWQKLVGVVAHALAHKYH; encoded by the exons ATGGCCCCGCTGGaggggccgggcagcgccgggaCAGGGGATAAAAACCCGGCAGGGTCTGTGCTCAGCTCCAGGCTCTGTGTCCAGCCCAGCAAAGCCATCACCATGGTGCACTGGTCAGCTGAGGAGAAGCAGCTCATCACCAGCGTCTGGGCCAAGCTCAGCGTGGAGGAGTGCGGCGCCGAGGCTCTGGCCAG gctgctgatCGTCTACCCCTGGACCCAGAGGTTCTTCTCTAACTTCGGGAACCTGTCCAGCCCCACGGCCATCATCGGGAACCCCAAGGTGCGTGCCCACGGCAAGAAGGTGCTCACCTCCTTCGGGGAGGCCATCAAGAACCTGGACAACCTCAAGGGCACCTACTCCAAGCTGTCCGAGCTGCACTGCGACAAGCTGCACGTGGACCCCGAGAACTTCAGG CTCCTGGGGGACATCCTGGTCATCGTCCTGGCCACGCACCTCGCCAAGGACTTCACCCCTGCCTGCCAGGCCACGTGGCAGAAGCTGGTCGGGGTGGTGGCCCACGCCCTGGCCCACAAGTACCACTAA
- the LOC131588473 gene encoding hemoglobin subunit rho isoform X4 translates to MVHWSAEEKQLITSVWAKLSVEECGAEALARLLIVYPWTQRFFSNFGNLSSPTAIIGNPKVRAHGKKVLTSFGEAIKNLDNLKGTYSKLSELHCDKLHVDPENFRLLGDILVIVLATHLAKDFTPACQATWQKLVGVVAHALAHKYH, encoded by the exons ATGGTGCACTGGTCAGCTGAGGAGAAGCAGCTCATCACCAGCGTCTGGGCCAAGCTCAGCGTGGAGGAGTGCGGCGCCGAGGCTCTGGCCAG gctgctgatCGTCTACCCCTGGACCCAGAGGTTCTTCTCTAACTTCGGGAACCTGTCCAGCCCCACGGCCATCATCGGGAACCCCAAGGTGCGTGCCCACGGCAAGAAGGTGCTCACCTCCTTCGGGGAGGCCATCAAGAACCTGGACAACCTCAAGGGCACCTACTCCAAGCTGTCCGAGCTGCACTGCGACAAGCTGCACGTGGACCCCGAGAACTTCAGG CTCCTGGGGGACATCCTGGTCATCGTCCTGGCCACGCACCTCGCCAAGGACTTCACCCCTGCCTGCCAGGCCACGTGGCAGAAGCTGGTCGGGGTGGTGGCCCACGCCCTGGCCCACAAGTACCACTAA
- the LOC131588522 gene encoding hemoglobin subunit beta-like, with protein MVDWTAEEKQLITGLWAKVNVAECGAEALARLLIVYPWTQRFFSNFGNLSCPTAISGNPMVRAHGKKVLTSFGEAIKNLDSIKKCFAQLSKLHCDKLHVDPENFRLLGDILIIVLAANYGKDFSPACQAAWQKVVRVVAHALAHEYH; from the exons ATGGTGGACTGGACAGCCGAGGAGAAGCAGCTCATCACCGGCCTCTGGGCCAAGGTCAACGTGGCCGAGTGCGGCGCCGAGGCCCTGGCCAG gctgctgatCGTCTACCCCTGGACCCAGAGGTTCTTCTCTAACTTCGGGAACCTGTCCTGCCCCACGGCCATCAGCGGCAACCCCATGGTCCGTGCCCACGGCAAGAAGGTGCTCACCTCCTTCGGGGAGGCCATCAAGAACCTGGACAGCATCAAGAAATGCTTTGCTCAGCTGAGCAAACTCCACTGCGACAAGCTGCACGTGGACCCCGAGAACTTCAGG CTCCTGGGTGACATCCTCATCATCGTCCTGGCTGCCAACTACGGCAAGGACTTCTCCCCCGCCTGCCAGGCCGCCTGGCAGAAGGTGGTCCGTGTGGTGGCCCACGCGCTGGCCCACGAGTACCACTGA
- the LOC131588514 gene encoding hemoglobin subunit beta codes for MVQWTAEEKQLITGLWGKVNVAECGGEALARLLIVYPWTQRFFASFGNLSSATAIIGNPKVQAHGKKVLTSFGEAVKNLDSIKNTFSQLSELHCDKLHVDPENFRLLGDILIIVLAAHFGKDFTPDCQAAWQKLVRVVAHALARKYH; via the exons ATGGTGCAGTGGACAGCCGAGGAGAAGCAGCTCATCACCGGCCTCTGGGGGAAGGTCAATGTCGCCGAGTGCGGCGGCGAGGCCCTGGCCAG GCTGCTGATCGTCTACCCCTGGACCCAGAGGTTCTTCGCCTCCTTCGGGAACCTGTCCAGCGCCACCGCCATCATTGGCAACCCCAAAGTGCAGGCCCACGGCAAGAAGGTGCTCACCTCCTTCGGGGAGGCCGTCAAGAACCTGGACAGCATCAAGAACACCTTCTCCCAGCTGTCCGAGCTGCACTGCGACAAGCTGCACGTGGACCCCGAGAACTTCAGG ctcctgggtGACATCCTGATCATCGTCCTGGCCGCCCACTTCGGCAAGGATTTCACTCCCGACTGCCAGGCCGCCTGGCAGAAGCTGGTGCGCGTGGTTGCCCACGCTCTGGCCCGCAAGTACCACTGA
- the LOC131588390 gene encoding olfactory receptor 51E2-like: MPFSNSSDLSPSFILASIPGLEAAQSWMAIPLCSAYILALAGNCAVLLVVRAEPSLHAPMYFFLCMLAAIDLALATATVPRVLSFYWFDSREISFAACLLQMFLIHTLSAVESTVLLAMAVDRYVAICHPLRHAAVLTNRATAKIGLLALARGVLFFLPLPLLLLPLPFCGPRVLSHSFCLHQDVMNLACANTTPSVVYGLTAILLVMGLDAVLICLSYVLILKAVLRLAAWRERLKVFSTCIAHVCAVLAFYVPLIGLSVVHRFGKGLAPLVHIIMGNIYILVPAVLNPIIYGVRTKQIQRRILSLIHVTGRAPR, from the coding sequence ATGCCCTTCTCCAACAGCTCTGACCTCAGCCCGTCCTTCATCCTGGCCAGCATCCCGGGCCTGGAGGCGGCGCAGTCCTGGATGGCCATCCCGCTGTGCTCGGCCTACATCCTGGCGCTGGCGGGGAACTGCgcggtgctgctggtggtgcgCGCCGAGCCCAGCCTGCACGCGCCCATGTACTTCTTCCTCTGCATGCTGGCCGCCATCGACCTGGCCCTGGCCACGGCCACCGTGCCCCGCGTCCTCTCCTTCTACTGGTTCGACAGCAGGGAGATCAGCTTCGCCGCCTGCCTGCTCCAGATGTTCCTCATCCACACGCTCTCGGCCGTCGAGTCCACCGTGCTGCTGGCCATGGCCGTGGATCGCTACGTGGCCATCTGCCACCCGCTGCGCCACGCCGCCGTCCTCACCAACCGCGCCACGGCCAAGATcgggctgctggccctggccaGAGGGGTGCTCTTCTTCCTGCcgctgcctctgctcctgctgcccctcccctTCTGCGGCCCCCGCGTGCTGTCCCACTCCTTCTGCCTGCACCAGGATGTGATGAACCTGGCCTGCGCCAACACCACCCCCAGCGTGGTGTACGGGCTCACCGCCATCCTGCTGGTCATGGGGCTGGACGCCGTCCTCATCTGCCTCTCCTACGTCCTCATCCTCAAGGCCGTCCTGCGCCTCGCGGCCTGGAGGGAGCGGCTCAAGGTGTTCAGCACCTGCATCGCCCACGTCTGCGCGGTGCTGGCCTTCTACGTGCCCCTGATCGGGCTCTCTGTGGTGCACAGGTTTGGGAAGGGCCTGGCCCCACTGGTCCACATCATCATGGGCAACATCTACATCCTGGTGCCCGCGGTGCTCAACCCTATCATCTACGGGGTGAGGACCAAGCAGATCCAGAGGAGGATCCTGAGTTTGATTCACGTCACCGGCAGAGCTCCGCGGTGA
- the LOC131588365 gene encoding olfactory receptor 51G2-like, translated as MERDPPTPWDFNGSFQQPAAFLMMGIPGLEALHPWISIPFCALYLTALLGNCVILFIIRRTPSLHEPMYYFLSMLAVTDLGLALCTLPTTLGLFWFDVRRIGFDACLTQMYFIHILSFIESSVLLAMAFDRFIAISHPLRHAAILTRSTVLKIGLAIVLRGTVSLLPVPFLLRRLTYCGRTELSHSFCFHPDIMNLACADIKVNVFYGMIILLSTVGMDFIFIVLSYVLIIRTVVSLTTKEECLKALNTCVSHICAVLVFFIPMIGLSMIHRFGKDVPPLVNTVVAYTYLTIPPALNPVIYSVKSTHIRQALLRALRRKRGADR; from the coding sequence atggagcgTGACCCACCCACCCCGTGGGATTTCAATGGCTCCTTCCAGCAGCCTGCAGCTTTCCTCATGATGGGCATCCCGGGCCTGGAAGCCCTTCACCCCTGGATCTCCATCCCTTTCTGTGCCCTCTACCTCACCGCTCTGCTGGGCAACTGCGTGATCCTGTTCATCATCAGGAGGACCCCAAGTCTCCACGAGCCCATGTACTATTTCCTGTCCATGCTGGCCGTCACTGACCTGGGCTTGGCTCTCTGCACCCTGCCCACCACCCTGGGCCTCTTCTGGTTCGACGTGCGCAGGATTGGCTTCGACGCCTGCCTCACCCAGATGTATTTCATCCACATCCTGTCCTTCATCGAGTCCTCCGTGCTGCTGGCCATGGCCTTTGACCGCTTCATCGCCATCTCCCACCCCCTGAGACACGCGGCCATCCTGACCAGGAGCACCGTGCTGAAGATCGGCCTGGCCATCGTGCTGAGGGGGACGGTGTCGCTGCtgcccgtgcccttcctgctcaGGAGGCTGACCTACTGCGGCAGGACGGAGCTGTCCCACTCCTTCTGCTTCCACCCCGACATCATGAACCTGGCCTGCGCAGACATAAAGGTCAACGTCTTCTACGGGATGATCATTCTCTTATCCACGGTGGGGATGGACTTCATCTTCATCGTGCTGTCCTACGTCCTCATCATCAGAACCGTCGTCAGCCTCACCACCAAGGAGGAGTGTCTGAAGGCTCTCAACACCTGCGTCTCCCACATCTGCGCCGTGCTCGTGTTCTTCATCCCCATGATCGGCCTGTCCATGATCCATCGCTTTGGGAAGGACGTTCCTCCCCTGGTTAACACCGTGGTGGCCTACACCTACCTCACCATCCCCCCCGCCCTCAACCCCGTCATCTACAGCGTGAAATCCACACACATCCGCCAGGCCTTGCTCAGGGCCCTGCGCAGGAAGCGCGGGGCTGACCGCTAG